A part of Terriglobales bacterium genomic DNA contains:
- a CDS encoding CDGSH iron-sulfur domain-containing protein: MAAIKVTVKKSGPYRVEGDLTQLQLTDSEGNPYDLTGKPGISLCRCGHSANKPFCDGSHKTSGFVAEETAPKPGGAVPPAGT, translated from the coding sequence ATGGCGGCAATCAAAGTCACGGTAAAGAAGAGCGGTCCCTACCGAGTGGAAGGCGACCTCACGCAGCTCCAGCTCACCGACTCCGAGGGCAATCCCTACGACCTGACGGGCAAGCCGGGAATCTCGCTTTGCCGCTGCGGCCACTCCGCCAACAAACCCTTCTGCGACGGCTCGCACAAGACCTCCGGCTTTGTGGCCGAGGAAACCGCGCCCAAGCCGGGTGGGGCCGTTCCGCCCGCTGGCACCTAG